From the Carettochelys insculpta isolate YL-2023 chromosome 27, ASM3395843v1, whole genome shotgun sequence genome, one window contains:
- the GIPC3 gene encoding PDZ domain-containing protein GIPC3 codes for MPTHRAAHLTRLELPGLHGSDSLGQELEPSIIQQGQLPPWPRKLGGGMLQRSGQRREEEEEKPMENGVLPKQGAMEAAPEAERAGDGSPASPSWPPPRVRPRLVFHTQLAHGSPTGRIEGFTNVRELYAKIAEVFEISPTEILFCTLNTHKVDMQKLLGGQIGLEDFIFAHVRGETKEVEVTKTEDALGLTITDNGAGYAFIKRIKDGSIINRVQTVCVGDCIEAINDQTIVGCRHYEVAKMLRELPRARPFTLRLVQPKRGFDMIGQRTKSGKGPGEGRVATGRETLRLRAQGPASLEEGPSAWEEEAARRVDDLLESYMGIRDLELASAMVEVARQRWSPEEFAKGLDSELGEFAFPGEFVAEVWAAISGAKGGGK; via the exons ATGCCCACGCACAGGGCAGCTCATCTGACACGCCTCGAATTACCTGGGCTCCACGGATCAGATTcgctgggccaggagctggagccatcTATAattcagcaggggcagctgccaccgTGGCCCCGAAAGCTGGGCGGCGGGATGCTGCAGAGATCGGGCCAGCGgcgcgaggaggaggaggagaagcccaTGGAGAACGGGGTGTTGCCGAAGCAGGGGGCCATGGAGGCTGCGCCCGAAGCAGAGCGAGCTGGAGACGGCAGCCCCGCTTCCCCCTCCTGGCCACCCCCGCGGGTGCGGCCCAGGCTGGTCTTCCACACGCAGCTGGCCCACGGCAGCCCAACCGGCAGGATCGAGGGCTTCACCAATGTGAGGGAGCTGTATGCCAAAATCGCCGAGGTCTTCGAGATCTCCCCTACCGAG ATCCTGTTCTGCACCCTCAACACCCACAAGGTGGACATGCAGAAGCTGCTGGGGGGCCAGATCGGCCTGGAGGACTTCATCTTCGCACACGTGCGGGGCGAGACCAAGGAGGTGGAGGTGACCAAGACAGAGGATGCACTGGGGCTGACCATCACTGACAATGGGGCAGGCTACGCCttcatcaag agAATAAAGGACGGGAGCATCATCAACCGTGTGCAGACCGTGTGTGTGGGCGACTGCATCGAGGCCATCAACGACCAGACCATCGTGGGCTGCCGCCACTATGAAGTTGCCAAGATGCTGCGGGAGCTGCCCAGGGCCCGGCCGTTCACCCTGCGGCTGGTGCAGCCCAAAAGGGGGTTCG ATATGATTGGGCAGCGGACCAAGAGCGGCAAGGGCCCAGGTGAGGGCCGGGTGGCCACTGGCAGGGAGACGCTGCGGCTGCgggcccagggccctgccagcCTGGAGGAGGGG cccagcgcctgggaggaggaggctgccCGGCGCGTGGACGACCTGCTGGAGAGCTACATGGGCATCCGGGACCTGGAGCTGG CCTCGGCCATGGTGGAGGTGGCCCGGCAGCGCTGGAGCCCTGAGGAGTTTGCCAAGGGCCTGGACTCGGAGCTGGGCGAGTTCGCGTTCCCGGGCGAGTTCGTGGCCGAGGTCTGGGCCGCCATCAGCGGAGCCAAGGGGGGCGGGAAATAG